Proteins encoded by one window of Polaribacter haliotis:
- a CDS encoding VOC family protein yields the protein MKVQAYLAFNGNCQEALNFYGELFNADVKNKETYEDKKIDVPSSYRSKLQHAELKGKGVHFMAYDAAPDTPINNGNQIHMSVDLNDKDEAEDVFNNLAESGITHHTFREREWGYFGRCTDKYGINWMVNCNS from the coding sequence ATGAAAGTACAAGCTTATTTAGCATTTAACGGAAATTGTCAAGAAGCATTAAATTTCTATGGAGAATTATTTAATGCAGATGTAAAAAATAAAGAAACTTATGAGGACAAGAAAATCGATGTTCCAAGTTCATACAGAAGCAAATTACAACACGCAGAATTAAAAGGAAAAGGAGTTCATTTTATGGCATATGATGCTGCTCCAGATACACCAATAAATAACGGAAATCAAATTCATATGAGTGTAGATTTGAATGATAAAGATGAAGCCGAAGACGTGTTTAATAATTTAGCTGAAAGCGGAATAACGCATCACACATTTAGAGAAAGAGAATGGGGTTATTTTGGAAGATGTACAGATAAATATGGAATAAATTGGATGGTAAACTGCAATAGTTAA
- a CDS encoding DUF421 domain-containing protein: MKKWIFTNLETLQFIFISTIGVYIAIIILTKIFGKRSFSKMSSFDFACTIAIGSVIASTLISKSVSLLEGVFGLLVIYSLQNGTAYLRRYKHFRSVVDNKPLFLMIREEILWDNLKKARVTEGDLRAKLREANVIELSEVKAVIFETTGDISVLHSSEDKNIDDWIVEDVANK, from the coding sequence ATGAAAAAATGGATCTTCACCAATTTAGAAACCCTTCAATTTATATTCATCTCTACAATCGGGGTTTATATTGCCATAATAATTCTCACTAAGATTTTTGGAAAACGAAGTTTTTCTAAAATGTCGAGTTTCGATTTCGCTTGTACAATTGCTATTGGTTCTGTAATTGCGTCGACTTTAATATCGAAATCGGTTTCTTTATTAGAAGGTGTTTTTGGCTTGTTGGTCATTTACAGTTTACAAAATGGAACAGCCTATTTAAGAAGATATAAACATTTTAGAAGTGTGGTAGATAACAAACCTTTGTTTTTAATGATAAGAGAAGAAATTCTTTGGGATAATTTGAAAAAAGCAAGAGTAACTGAAGGAGATTTAAGAGCAAAATTAAGAGAAGCAAACGTAATTGAATTATCTGAAGTAAAAGCAGTTATTTTCGAAACTACAGGAGATATTTCTGTATTACATTCTTCAGAAGATAAAAATATTGACGATTGGATTGTAGAAGATGTTGCTAATAAGTAG